A stretch of the Bradyrhizobium sp. CCBAU 53351 genome encodes the following:
- the hpnD gene encoding presqualene diphosphate synthase HpnD has translation MTLEATAPGANYGSTASGSSFYAAMRILPRDQREAMFQIYSFCRQVDDIADSHGPREERLAALQEWRNDIDALYQGNPPPRLKDYVASVKTFGLKREDFLAIVDGMEMDVPQDIRAPDMATLDLYCDRVASAVGRLSVRVFGLPEDDGIQLAYHLGRALQLTNILRDIDEDAGLGRLYLPREALLHAGITSDDPNRVIAERALPKVCLPLTQRAKAHFEKSDEIMNRNKRRTVRAPRIMSKYYHSILDLLIARGFNAPRQPVRVSKITRILILLRYAFI, from the coding sequence ATGACGCTTGAGGCGACAGCGCCCGGCGCCAATTATGGCTCGACCGCATCCGGCAGCTCCTTCTACGCCGCGATGCGCATCCTGCCGCGCGACCAGCGCGAAGCGATGTTCCAGATCTACAGCTTCTGCCGCCAGGTCGACGACATCGCCGATTCTCATGGCCCGCGCGAAGAGCGGCTCGCCGCGCTGCAGGAATGGCGCAACGACATCGACGCGCTCTACCAGGGCAATCCGCCGCCGCGGCTGAAGGACTACGTCGCCTCGGTGAAGACCTTCGGCCTCAAGCGCGAGGATTTCCTGGCGATCGTCGACGGCATGGAGATGGACGTGCCGCAGGACATCCGCGCGCCCGACATGGCGACGCTGGATCTGTACTGCGATCGCGTCGCCAGCGCCGTGGGACGGCTGTCGGTGCGGGTGTTCGGCCTGCCCGAAGACGACGGCATCCAGCTCGCCTATCATCTGGGCCGCGCGCTTCAGCTCACCAACATCCTGCGCGACATCGACGAGGACGCGGGTCTCGGCCGGCTCTATCTGCCGCGCGAGGCGCTGCTTCATGCCGGCATCACCTCCGACGATCCGAACCGCGTGATCGCCGAGCGCGCGCTGCCGAAGGTCTGCCTGCCGCTGACGCAGCGTGCGAAAGCGCATTTCGAGAAGTCGGACGAGATCATGAACCGCAACAAGCGCCGCACCGTGCGCGCGCCGCGGATCATGTCGAAATACTATCATTCCATTCTGGATCTCCTGATTGCGCGCGGTTTCAATGCGCCGCGCCAGCCGGTGCGTGTGTCAAAGATCACACGCATCCTGATCCTGCTCCGCTACGCTTTCATCTGA
- the hpnE gene encoding hydroxysqualene dehydroxylase HpnE, which translates to MQKTAHIIGAGISGLSAAVRLANAGFKVAVHEATQQVGGRCRSYFDGATNLTIDNGNHLLLSGNSHARAYARAIGTEAGLVGPESAQFPFVDLKTGQRWQIDLGTGRLPTWVLDEGRRVPDTGLTDYLKLAPLIWASEETLVGKSIPTEGILYQRLVQPLLLAALNVDPPEGSAGLAGAIVRETLLAGGQACRPLIARDGLSAVLIEPAVKFLQDRGHTVQLGHELRSFASGDGKASALHFGGEDVIQLAEGDVVVMAVPPRAAAGLLPGLKTPTEFRAIVNAHFRITPPAGSAPILGVIGGVVEWLFAFPNRLSVTISNGDRLVDMPREELAQSIWNDVCKAGGVSGELPPWQIVRERRATFAATPAQNALRPGPVTALKNLFLAGDWTATGLPATIEGSVRSGDRAADLVLAAKG; encoded by the coding sequence ATGCAAAAGACAGCTCACATCATCGGTGCTGGAATTTCCGGCCTCTCCGCCGCCGTGCGGCTCGCCAATGCCGGCTTCAAGGTCGCCGTGCACGAGGCCACGCAGCAGGTCGGCGGCCGCTGCCGTTCCTATTTCGACGGCGCCACCAACCTCACCATCGACAACGGCAATCATCTGCTGCTGTCGGGCAACAGCCACGCCCGCGCCTATGCGCGCGCGATCGGCACCGAGGCCGGCCTCGTCGGCCCGGAGAGCGCGCAGTTTCCGTTCGTCGACCTCAAGACCGGGCAGCGCTGGCAGATCGATCTCGGGACCGGCCGGCTGCCGACCTGGGTGCTCGACGAGGGCCGTCGCGTTCCCGACACGGGTCTCACCGATTATCTGAAGCTGGCGCCGCTGATCTGGGCGTCGGAAGAGACGCTGGTCGGCAAGTCCATTCCGACCGAAGGCATCCTCTATCAGCGCCTGGTGCAGCCGCTGCTGCTGGCAGCGCTCAACGTCGATCCGCCCGAGGGCTCGGCCGGGCTCGCCGGCGCGATCGTGCGCGAGACGCTGCTTGCGGGCGGGCAGGCCTGCCGTCCGCTGATCGCGCGCGACGGCCTCAGCGCCGTGCTGATCGAGCCCGCTGTGAAGTTTCTGCAGGATCGTGGACACACCGTTCAGCTCGGCCATGAGCTGCGTTCGTTTGCGAGCGGCGACGGCAAGGCCAGTGCGCTGCATTTTGGCGGCGAGGACGTCATCCAGCTCGCTGAGGGCGATGTCGTCGTGATGGCGGTGCCGCCGCGCGCCGCCGCCGGCCTGCTGCCGGGGCTGAAGACGCCGACCGAATTCCGCGCCATCGTGAACGCGCATTTCCGCATCACGCCGCCGGCGGGCTCGGCGCCGATCCTCGGCGTGATCGGCGGCGTCGTGGAATGGCTGTTCGCGTTTCCGAACCGGTTGTCCGTCACCATCAGCAATGGCGATCGTCTGGTCGACATGCCGCGCGAGGAACTCGCGCAGAGCATCTGGAACGACGTCTGCAAGGCGGGCGGGGTGTCGGGTGAGCTGCCTCCGTGGCAAATCGTGCGCGAGCGCCGTGCCACATTTGCGGCGACGCCGGCGCAGAATGCCCTGCGCCCGGGGCCGGTCACAGCGCTGAAAAACCTGTTCCTTGCGGGGGATTGGACTGCTACGGGATTGCCTGCAACCATCGAGGGATCAGTCCGGTCCGGTGATCGCGCCGCCGATCTGGTTCTGGCCGCCAAAGGGTAG
- the shc gene encoding squalene--hopene cyclase: protein MDSVTATSREALESSIASATQGVLDVQQSDGHWVFELEADCTIPAEYVLLRHYLAEPVDVALEAKIASYLRRIQGAHGGWPLVHDGEFDMSASVKAYFALKMIGDSVDAPHMVRAREAIHARGGAINSNVFTRFLLAMYGVVTWRAVPVLPIEIVLLPFWSPFHLNKISYWARTTMVPLMVLAALKPRAKNPKGVGIDELFLQDPRSIGMTAKAPHQSMAWFVLFRALDGILRVVEPMFPKSLRKRAIDAALAFTEERLNGEDGMGAIYPPMANIVMMYDALGKDENFPPRAITRRGIDKLLVIHDDEAYCQPCVSPVWDTTLTAHALLEAGGDKAVPAAKQGLDWLIPRQELEVKGDWAVKRPDVRPGGWAFQYNNAHYPDLDDTAVVVMSMDRMRREHGATGYDAAIARGREWIEGMQSDDGGWAAFDVNNLEYYLNNIPFSDHGALLDPPTEDVTARCISMLAQLGETAKTSKHVADGVAYLRKTQHPEGSWYGRWGMNFIYGTWSVLCALNVAGVDHGDPMIRKAADWLASIQNEDGGWGEDAVSYRLDYRGWEAAPSTASQTAWALLALMAAGEVDHPAVARGVEYLIATQNEKGLWDEQRYTATGFPRVFYLRYHGYPKFFPLWALARYRNLRNTNSRVVGVGM, encoded by the coding sequence ATGGATTCCGTGACCGCGACCAGCCGCGAAGCTTTGGAATCGAGCATTGCATCGGCGACGCAGGGCGTCCTCGACGTCCAGCAATCCGACGGCCATTGGGTGTTCGAGCTCGAGGCCGACTGCACGATTCCCGCCGAATACGTCCTGTTGCGCCACTATCTCGCCGAGCCCGTCGATGTCGCGCTCGAAGCCAAGATCGCCAGTTACCTGCGCCGCATCCAGGGCGCTCATGGCGGCTGGCCGCTGGTGCATGACGGCGAGTTCGACATGAGCGCCAGCGTGAAGGCCTATTTCGCGCTGAAGATGATCGGCGATTCCGTGGACGCGCCGCACATGGTGCGTGCGCGCGAGGCGATCCATGCCCGCGGCGGGGCGATCAACAGCAACGTCTTCACCCGCTTCCTGCTTGCGATGTACGGCGTGGTGACCTGGCGCGCGGTGCCGGTGCTGCCGATCGAGATCGTGCTGCTGCCGTTCTGGTCGCCGTTCCACCTCAACAAGATCTCCTACTGGGCGCGCACGACCATGGTGCCGCTCATGGTGCTCGCGGCGCTGAAGCCGCGCGCGAAGAACCCGAAGGGCGTCGGCATCGACGAACTGTTCCTGCAGGATCCGCGCTCGATCGGCATGACCGCCAAGGCGCCGCACCAGAGCATGGCCTGGTTCGTGCTGTTCCGCGCGCTCGACGGCATCCTGCGCGTCGTCGAGCCGATGTTTCCGAAGAGCCTGCGCAAGCGCGCCATCGATGCCGCGCTCGCCTTCACCGAGGAGCGGCTCAACGGCGAGGACGGCATGGGCGCGATCTATCCGCCCATGGCCAACATCGTCATGATGTACGACGCGCTCGGCAAGGACGAGAATTTCCCGCCGCGCGCGATCACGCGCCGCGGCATCGACAAGCTGCTGGTGATCCACGACGACGAGGCCTATTGCCAGCCCTGCGTCTCGCCGGTCTGGGACACGACGCTGACCGCGCACGCATTGCTCGAGGCTGGCGGCGACAAGGCGGTGCCCGCGGCCAAGCAGGGCCTCGACTGGCTGATCCCGCGGCAGGAGCTCGAGGTGAAGGGCGACTGGGCGGTGAAGCGGCCCGACGTGCGCCCGGGCGGCTGGGCCTTCCAGTACAACAACGCGCATTACCCCGACCTCGACGACACCGCGGTGGTGGTGATGTCGATGGACCGCATGCGACGGGAGCACGGCGCCACCGGCTATGACGCCGCCATCGCGCGCGGCCGGGAGTGGATCGAGGGCATGCAGAGCGACGACGGCGGCTGGGCTGCCTTCGACGTCAACAACCTCGAATACTACCTCAACAACATCCCGTTCTCGGACCACGGCGCGTTGCTCGATCCGCCGACCGAGGACGTCACGGCGCGCTGCATCTCGATGCTGGCCCAGCTCGGCGAGACCGCGAAGACCAGCAAGCACGTGGCCGACGGGGTCGCCTACCTCCGGAAGACCCAGCACCCCGAGGGGTCCTGGTACGGCCGCTGGGGCATGAATTTCATTTATGGAACCTGGTCGGTGCTCTGTGCCCTCAACGTGGCCGGCGTCGACCACGGGGATCCCATGATTCGCAAGGCCGCCGACTGGCTGGCCTCGATCCAGAACGAGGACGGCGGCTGGGGCGAGGATGCCGTGAGCTACCGGCTGGACTACCGGGGCTGGGAAGCCGCCCCCTCGACCGCCTCGCAAACGGCATGGGCCTTGCTTGCCCTGATGGCGGCAGGCGAGGTTGATCACCCGGCCGTCGCCCGCGGGGTGGAGTACCTGATTGCAACACAGAACGAAAAAGGACTGTGGGACGAGCAGCGGTACACCGCCACAGGCTTCCCCCGCGTGTTCTATCTACGTTATCATGGTTACCCAAAGTTCTTTCCGCTGTGGGCGTTGGCGCGGTATCGGAACTTGCGGAACACCAACAGCAGGGTGGTAGGGGTCGGAATGTGA
- a CDS encoding phosphorylase, which yields MTLGTGDYLTAGQAIDPRPILIVTGLVQEARIAAGPGMAVICSSSSPTQLRALLTVVDPETIRGVISFGVAGGLDPTLRSGDVVLATEVLSGDTRWAAGLSLGDDLIDRLTSGRRRVVRGSLAGAEEVVTKRACKAALHSETGAAAVDMESHIAAAYATEAGLPFAAVRVISDPAHRALPALARAAIKPNGQIDLAAVLRGIVRNPATLHALVSTGIDFNRALRSLRGCRDYLIGTELIESEAMVSKAA from the coding sequence GTGACTTTGGGGACGGGGGACTATTTAACCGCGGGTCAGGCCATCGACCCGCGGCCGATATTGATCGTGACCGGACTGGTGCAGGAGGCCCGCATCGCAGCCGGGCCAGGAATGGCGGTCATCTGCTCGTCCAGCAGCCCGACGCAATTGCGGGCGCTGCTGACGGTGGTCGATCCTGAGACGATTCGCGGCGTGATCTCGTTCGGCGTGGCCGGCGGGCTCGACCCGACTCTGCGTTCCGGCGACGTCGTGCTGGCGACCGAGGTGCTCTCCGGCGACACCCGCTGGGCCGCGGGCCTCTCGCTCGGTGACGATCTGATCGACCGCCTGACCTCGGGACGCCGCCGCGTGGTGCGCGGCAGCCTCGCCGGTGCCGAGGAAGTGGTCACCAAGCGCGCCTGCAAGGCCGCGCTGCATTCTGAGACGGGCGCTGCCGCCGTCGACATGGAAAGCCACATCGCCGCCGCCTACGCCACGGAAGCCGGGCTGCCCTTCGCCGCGGTCCGCGTCATCAGCGATCCCGCCCACCGCGCGCTGCCGGCGCTCGCCCGTGCCGCGATCAAGCCGAACGGCCAGATCGATCTCGCCGCCGTGCTGCGCGGCATCGTCCGCAATCCGGCGACGCTGCATGCCCTGGTCTCGACCGGCATCGACTTCAACCGCGCGCTGCGATCCTTGCGCGGCTGCCGCGATTATCTGATCGGGACCGAGCTGATCGAGAGCGAGGCAATGGTGTCGAAGGCGGCCTGA
- the hpnH gene encoding adenosyl-hopene transferase HpnH, giving the protein MAIPFFKEMRIGGYLLKQKLLGRKRYPLVLMLEPLFRCNLACVGCGKIDYPDAILNRRMTAQECWDAADECGAPMVAIPGGEPLIHKEIGEIVRGLVARKKFVSLCTNALLLEKKLDLFEPSPYLFFSVHLDGLKDHHDKAVSQKGVFDRAVSAIKAAKARGFTVNVNATIFDGHPAEEIAKFLDLTVELGVGVSMSPGYAYERAPDQEHFLNRTKTKKLFRDVFAMGKGKKWNFMHSGLFLDFLAGNQEYECTPWGMPARNIFGWQKPCYLLGEGYAKTFKELMDTTDWETYGTGKYEKCADCMAHCGYEPTAATAALNNPLKAMWVSLRGIKTSGPMAPEIDMSKQRPAQYIFSAEVQKRLSEIRKDEAEAAQAKAAQKASTAA; this is encoded by the coding sequence ATGGCAATCCCCTTCTTCAAGGAAATGCGTATCGGCGGCTATTTGCTCAAGCAGAAACTGCTTGGCCGCAAGCGCTACCCGCTCGTGCTGATGCTGGAGCCGCTGTTTCGCTGCAACCTCGCCTGCGTCGGCTGCGGCAAGATCGACTATCCGGATGCGATCCTCAACCGCCGCATGACCGCGCAGGAGTGCTGGGACGCGGCCGACGAGTGCGGCGCGCCGATGGTGGCGATTCCCGGCGGCGAGCCGCTGATCCACAAGGAGATCGGCGAGATCGTGCGTGGCCTCGTCGCGCGCAAGAAGTTCGTCTCGCTCTGCACCAACGCGCTGCTGCTCGAGAAGAAGCTCGACCTGTTCGAGCCCTCCCCGTACCTGTTCTTCTCGGTGCATCTGGACGGCCTGAAGGACCATCACGACAAGGCGGTGTCGCAGAAGGGCGTGTTCGACCGCGCCGTGTCCGCGATCAAGGCGGCCAAGGCGCGCGGCTTCACCGTCAACGTCAACGCCACCATCTTCGACGGCCATCCGGCCGAGGAGATCGCAAAGTTCCTGGACCTTACCGTCGAGCTCGGCGTCGGCGTCTCGATGTCGCCGGGCTATGCCTATGAGCGTGCGCCGGACCAGGAGCACTTCCTCAACCGCACCAAGACCAAGAAGCTGTTCCGCGACGTCTTCGCGATGGGCAAGGGCAAGAAGTGGAACTTCATGCATTCCGGCCTGTTCCTGGACTTCCTCGCCGGCAACCAGGAATACGAGTGCACGCCCTGGGGCATGCCCGCGCGCAACATCTTCGGCTGGCAGAAGCCCTGCTACCTGCTCGGTGAAGGCTACGCAAAAACCTTCAAGGAGCTGATGGACACCACCGACTGGGAAACCTACGGCACCGGCAAGTACGAGAAGTGCGCCGACTGTATGGCCCATTGCGGCTACGAGCCGACGGCTGCGACTGCCGCGCTCAACAACCCGCTGAAGGCGATGTGGGTGTCGCTGCGCGGCATCAAGACCTCGGGCCCGATGGCGCCGGAGATCGACATGTCCAAGCAGCGCCCGGCGCAATACATCTTCTCGGCCGAAGTGCAGAAGCGCCTGTCGGAGATCCGCAAGGACGAGGCCGAAGCCGCGCAGGCGAAGGCCGCGCAGAAGGCTTCGACCGCGGCGTAA
- the ispH gene encoding 4-hydroxy-3-methylbut-2-enyl diphosphate reductase: MEVYLAQPRGFCAGVVRAIEIVERALEKYGPPVYVRHEIVHNKYVVESLKNKGAIFVEELSEVPPGSVTVFSAHGVARSVEEEATARDLPVLNATCPLVTKVHNQGKRYITRGRTLILIGHAGHPEVEGTMGQVPAPVLLVQSVQEVKALTLPADTPVAYITQTTLSVDDTKDIIAALQARFTDIQGPDIRDICYATQNRQSAVRDLSKLVDVILVVGAANSSNSNRLREIGTEAGVASYLIADGSELNPEWLKNARTVGITAGASAPEVLVDDVIEAMRRIGPVKIQVLPGREENIEFRLPAQLAAS, from the coding sequence ATGGAAGTTTATCTGGCGCAACCGCGTGGCTTCTGCGCGGGCGTGGTGCGTGCAATCGAGATCGTGGAACGGGCGCTGGAGAAGTACGGCCCGCCCGTCTACGTGCGCCACGAGATCGTGCACAACAAATACGTTGTCGAGAGCCTGAAGAACAAAGGCGCCATCTTCGTGGAGGAACTGTCCGAGGTTCCGCCAGGATCGGTGACGGTCTTCAGCGCCCATGGCGTCGCCCGGAGCGTCGAGGAAGAGGCCACCGCGCGCGACCTTCCGGTGCTCAATGCCACCTGCCCCCTGGTCACGAAAGTTCACAATCAGGGGAAGCGCTACATCACCAGGGGCCGCACGCTGATCCTGATCGGCCATGCCGGCCACCCCGAGGTCGAGGGCACGATGGGCCAGGTTCCCGCCCCCGTGCTGCTTGTTCAAAGCGTTCAAGAGGTTAAGGCGCTCACCCTGCCGGCGGATACGCCAGTGGCCTACATCACCCAGACCACCCTGTCGGTCGACGACACCAAGGACATCATCGCGGCCCTCCAGGCCCGCTTTACAGACATTCAAGGTCCGGATATCCGGGATATCTGCTATGCGACACAGAACCGCCAATCTGCGGTAAGGGACTTGAGCAAGCTGGTCGACGTGATCTTGGTGGTGGGCGCTGCCAACAGCTCGAATTCGAACCGGCTTCGCGAAATCGGCACCGAGGCCGGCGTCGCGAGTTATTTGATTGCCGACGGCAGCGAGCTCAATCCGGAGTGGTTGAAAAATGCCAGGACCGTCGGCATCACGGCCGGCGCTTCGGCGCCTGAGGTACTCGTGGATGACGTGATCGAAGCGATGCGGCGGATCGGACCGGTGAAGATCCAGGTGTTGCCGGGCCGCGAGGAAAACATCGAATTCCGGCTTCCGGCCCAACTGGCTGCGAGCTGA
- a CDS encoding MMPL family transporter has translation MLQSVVVAIVRACTRLASLVVVLGLLLAVGAGYYASQHFAINTDINSLISQNLDWRKRDQQFDKAFDQNELILAVVEAQTPEMASAAADALYAKLKGDKTNFQSMQQLGSGEFFEKNGLLFLPTEEVGKITSQFESAAPLIEIMAGDPSIRGLTGALETGLAGVKRGQVKLDNTERPFNLIAQTVETLLNKGNASFSWRELVSDEPLKDSDRRAFIEFKPILDYNALEPGKDATDAIRMAATDLDFSTKYQARVRLTGPIPIANEEYATVQEGAVVNGVGTVLVVLVILWLALHSSKIIFAVFINLFVGLAITTAAGLMMVGSFNLLSIAFAVLFVGLGVDFGIQYSVRYRSERYKHNDLSGALVLAAKRSAVPLSLAAMATAAGFLCFMPTDYKGIAELGQIAGVGMLVAFLSSITVLPAMLKLLNPPGEKEPVGYAFLAPLDNFLEKHRVLVVGGTLLLALAGLPLLYFMKFDFNPMNLRNPRAESIATFLDLRKDPNTGANAINVMATSEEQARQIEAKLEKVPEVLRVMSLNSFVPPDQPPKLKLLAQGAKVLNPALNPDQIDAAPSDQENVEALKSSVDNLRRTAGDAKGPGAVASRRLADALEKLANGDEATRNKAQDVFVAPLKVVFDQLRNAMQAGPVTLNSLPPDLASAWKSKDGIIRVEALPKGDPNDNDTLRKFAAAVLVAEPTAIGGPVSILKSGDTVVRAFIHAGIYALLVISLLLWITLRRFVDVLMTLVPLLVAGAVTLEICVLIGLPLNFANIVAFPLLLGVGVAFKIYYVVAWRSGRTNLLQTSLTRAIFFSALTTATAFGSLWLSSHPGTSSMGKLLALSLVTTLAAVLLFQPALMGKPRNLRE, from the coding sequence GTGCTGCAAAGCGTAGTCGTTGCCATCGTCAGGGCCTGCACCCGGCTTGCCTCCCTCGTCGTCGTCCTCGGGCTCCTGCTGGCGGTGGGTGCGGGCTATTACGCGTCCCAGCACTTCGCCATCAACACCGACATCAATTCGCTGATTTCTCAGAACCTCGATTGGCGCAAGCGTGACCAGCAATTCGACAAGGCGTTCGATCAGAATGAATTAATCCTGGCTGTTGTCGAAGCCCAAACGCCGGAGATGGCGAGCGCTGCGGCAGACGCGCTCTATGCCAAGCTGAAGGGCGACAAGACCAACTTCCAGTCGATGCAGCAGCTCGGCAGCGGCGAGTTCTTCGAGAAGAACGGCCTGCTGTTCCTGCCGACGGAAGAGGTCGGCAAGATCACCAGCCAGTTCGAATCCGCCGCGCCCCTGATCGAGATCATGGCCGGCGATCCCTCGATCCGCGGCCTGACCGGCGCGCTGGAGACCGGACTTGCGGGCGTCAAGCGCGGGCAGGTCAAGCTCGACAACACCGAGCGGCCCTTCAACCTGATCGCGCAGACGGTCGAGACCCTGCTCAACAAGGGCAATGCGAGCTTCTCCTGGCGCGAGCTCGTCAGCGACGAGCCGCTGAAGGATTCCGACAGGCGCGCTTTCATCGAGTTCAAGCCGATCCTCGACTACAACGCGCTGGAGCCCGGCAAGGACGCTACCGACGCGATCCGCATGGCCGCAACGGATCTGGATTTTTCGACCAAGTACCAGGCCCGCGTGCGGCTGACCGGCCCGATTCCGATCGCCAACGAGGAATACGCCACCGTGCAGGAAGGCGCCGTCGTCAACGGCGTCGGCACCGTTCTCGTCGTGCTGGTCATCCTGTGGCTGGCGCTGCACTCGTCGAAGATCATCTTCGCAGTGTTCATCAATCTCTTCGTCGGCCTTGCGATCACGACCGCGGCCGGACTGATGATGGTCGGATCGTTCAATCTGCTGTCGATCGCGTTCGCGGTGCTGTTCGTCGGCCTCGGCGTCGATTTCGGCATCCAGTACAGCGTCCGCTACCGCTCGGAGCGCTACAAGCACAACGACCTTTCGGGCGCGCTGGTGCTGGCGGCCAAGCGCTCGGCGGTGCCGCTGTCGCTCGCTGCGATGGCGACGGCCGCCGGTTTCCTCTGCTTCATGCCGACCGACTACAAGGGCATCGCGGAGCTCGGCCAGATCGCCGGCGTCGGCATGCTGGTGGCGTTCCTCTCGTCGATCACCGTGCTGCCGGCCATGCTGAAGCTGCTGAACCCGCCCGGCGAGAAGGAGCCGGTCGGCTATGCCTTTCTGGCGCCGCTCGACAATTTCCTGGAGAAGCACCGCGTGCTGGTCGTCGGCGGCACGCTGTTGCTGGCGCTCGCCGGCCTGCCGCTGCTCTATTTCATGAAGTTCGACTTCAACCCGATGAACTTGCGTAACCCGCGTGCCGAATCGATCGCGACCTTCCTCGATCTGCGCAAGGACCCCAACACCGGCGCCAACGCCATCAACGTGATGGCGACGTCCGAGGAGCAGGCAAGGCAGATAGAGGCGAAGCTGGAGAAGGTGCCCGAAGTGCTGCGGGTGATGTCGCTCAACAGCTTCGTGCCGCCGGACCAGCCGCCGAAGCTGAAGCTGCTCGCGCAGGGCGCCAAGGTGCTGAACCCCGCGCTCAACCCCGATCAGATCGATGCGGCGCCGTCCGACCAGGAGAACGTCGAGGCCCTGAAATCCTCGGTCGACAATCTCCGCCGAACCGCGGGCGACGCGAAAGGCCCGGGCGCGGTCGCCTCGCGGCGTCTCGCCGACGCGCTCGAAAAGCTCGCCAATGGCGACGAGGCGACACGCAACAAGGCGCAGGATGTGTTCGTCGCGCCGCTGAAGGTCGTGTTCGACCAGCTCAGGAACGCGATGCAGGCGGGGCCCGTCACCCTGAACTCGCTGCCGCCCGACCTCGCGAGTGCCTGGAAGAGCAAGGACGGCATCATCCGCGTCGAGGCGCTGCCCAAGGGTGATCCCAACGACAACGACACGCTGCGCAAATTTGCGGCGGCGGTGCTCGTTGCCGAGCCGACCGCGATCGGCGGGCCGGTCTCGATCCTGAAATCCGGCGACACCGTGGTGCGGGCGTTCATCCACGCCGGCATCTATGCGCTGCTGGTGATCAGCCTCTTGCTGTGGATCACGCTGCGCCGGTTCGTCGACGTGCTGATGACCCTGGTGCCGCTCCTGGTTGCAGGCGCGGTGACGCTCGAGATCTGCGTGTTGATCGGCCTGCCGCTCAACTTCGCCAACATCGTCGCGTTCCCGCTGCTGCTCGGTGTCGGCGTCGCCTTCAAGATCTATTATGTCGTGGCCTGGCGCTCAGGCAGGACAAACCTGCTCCAGACCAGCCTGACACGCGCGATCTTCTTCAGCGCTCTGACGACCGCGACGGCGTTCGGCAGCCTGTGGCTGTCGAGCCATCCCGGCACGTCCAGCATGGGCAAGCTGCTGGCGCTCTCGCTGGTGACGACGCTCGCAGCCGTGTTGCTGTTCCAGCCGGCCCTAATGGGCAAACCCCGCAATCTCAGGGAGTAG
- a CDS encoding DUF2147 domain-containing protein, protein MRLALYTGLILAGGYTCLTPALAADPTGDWRVADGVANIRVAQCNGSMWGAVAWEKKPGGRDENNPDVSKKNRPTLGMVTLIDMKKKAGADQWEGQVYNAQDGQIYSATITPVSTDQLEIKGCVMGFLCGGETWTRVGPPIPLSPANAMAKGGPKPAGAAPKAAGTTVAAAPAPAPAAPKAAGAAKPAQKGAADPVGDICLLPEIAGFAH, encoded by the coding sequence ATGCGTTTAGCCCTTTACACCGGACTAATACTGGCTGGCGGTTACACCTGCCTGACCCCGGCGCTCGCCGCCGACCCGACCGGCGACTGGCGGGTCGCTGACGGCGTCGCCAACATCCGCGTCGCCCAATGCAATGGCAGCATGTGGGGCGCCGTTGCCTGGGAAAAGAAGCCCGGCGGGCGCGACGAGAACAATCCGGATGTCTCGAAAAAGAACAGGCCGACGCTCGGCATGGTGACGCTGATCGACATGAAGAAGAAGGCGGGCGCCGATCAGTGGGAGGGACAGGTCTACAACGCCCAGGACGGCCAGATCTACAGCGCGACCATCACGCCTGTCAGCACCGACCAGCTTGAAATCAAGGGCTGCGTGATGGGCTTCCTCTGCGGCGGCGAGACCTGGACCCGGGTCGGCCCGCCGATCCCCTTGAGCCCCGCCAACGCCATGGCCAAGGGCGGGCCGAAGCCCGCCGGCGCGGCGCCGAAAGCCGCAGGCACGACGGTTGCCGCCGCGCCCGCGCCTGCTCCCGCAGCCCCGAAGGCGGCCGGCGCCGCCAAACCCGCTCAGAAGGGCGCCGCCGATCCGGTCGGCGACATCTGCCTACTCCCTGAGATTGCGGGGTTTGCCCATTAG